ATTCTTATTTCAAGCCTGGGACTAAATTTGATGTAATTGTTTCCTCTATGGGCGATGCTCGCAGTCTCAGCGGCGGTACCTTGTTAATGACCCCGCTTTCAGCTCTTGATGGAAATGTTTATGGATTTGCGCAAGGTCCTGTATCAATTGGCGGATACGATATAAGTACTCCCACTGGTAATAGAATTGCCAGTAATCATGCTTTGGCTGGTAGGGTGCCATTAGGCGGGGTGCTTGATAAAGAAATCCATCCAACAAACTTTGACGAATTAAATCAAGTGAGAATATTTTTAAAAGAACCAGATATAACTACATGCAATAATGTTTCTAATGCAATTAACTCTAAGTTCGGCAGTGAAATTGCTAAGCCTTTAGATGCTTCTGAGGTTGATGTTAAAATACCACAGGATAAAGCTAATAATGTTGTTGCTTTTTTAGCCGAATTAGAAAGTATTAACGTGCAGACTGATGATGTTGCTAAGGTTGTGTTGAACGAGAGAACTGGAACAGTGGTAGCTGGCAATAATGTTATTATTCAACCAGTTTCTATAACACATGGGAATTTGAATATCATTATTAGGTCATATCCAATAATATCTCAGCCCGAAGCATTTTCGAGAGGGAACACAGCAATATTTAATAATCTTGTACCTTATGTAGAACAAGATTCATCAAAGACTATTGCGCTGGGGAGAGCATCGACTGTTCAAGAAATTGCTAGTGCATTGAATTCGTTAAAAGTTTCGCCAAAGGATATTATATCAATATTCCAAGCTTTAAAAGAAGCAGGAGCATTAACAGCTGAATTAATTATTATGTAATTATGAAAACATTAGAGTTAACAACTACAAATCCATTAAAACATTTGCAGTCAAACGCTATTTCTCAGAATTCTTTATCTGATGAGAAAAGAATTAAAATTGCAAAAGCTGCACGAGAATTTGAATCACTGCTTACCTCATTAATGGTAAAAAGCATGACACAATCAACCGGCGGTTTATTTGGTGATAGTGGATTTGGTGGTGATGACTTTGATACAATTTTTGAATCTAAGCTTTCAAGTTACATTTCAGAAAATAAGAGCTTGGGTATAGCCGAAATACTTTACGAAAAGATTACAGGTGAGCCTTTCGACCCATCAATTTTTTATAAAAAACCGCCTATTATAAATGAAATAAAATCAAACATTAAAAATAATGCAACTGAATCTTCGTTTAACTATTTAACGCCTTCCTATGAAGCAATGCAGCGTCTCGAAAACTATAGTGCTATAATTATTAAAGCTGCCAAGCAGTATAATATTGACGAGGATTTGATTAAATCAGTGATTTTAGCAGAATCATCTGCTAAGCATAATGCTGTTTCTCCAGCTGGCGCCAAAGGTTTAATGCAATTGATGGATTCTACATCTACTCAACTTGGCGTGAGAAATGTTTTTAATCCAGAAGAAAATATACTTGCAGGTGCAAAGTATTTGTCATCTTTATTAAAAGATTACAATGGTAACCTTGAGCTTTCACTTGCAGCTTATAATGCTGGTCCTAATAACGTGTCTAAATACAATGGGGTTCCGCCTTTCGAGGAGACTGCCAATTATATTCAACGGGTAAAAGGATATTTAAAATATTTTAAGGGTTAATAGCTATGGTACTAAATGAACTGAAATTAGCAAATGACGAGTTGCAGAAATGCCTAACATCGTTGCTGCAAGTTGTAACTGAAAAACAGAAGGCAATTATAGGCTACAACTACGAGCAGCTCAGCAAAGCCATAGAAAAGGAAGAGAGCAGGCTTTTTGAACTGCAGAAGATTCATAAAATGCGCAGAAGTATCCTTAGCAAATTAAAGTCAGAACTTTCACTTGATGTCAATGAAAGCAACTTTGAAGATTTACTGGAGGTTATTCAAGATAAGATAAACAAAGAAACATGGCTGGAACTTTATAATTCAAGTGACGAAATAAGAAAAAGAATAAAAGAGATTCAGCTGGTCAATGACCAAAATAAATACCTTGCTGATTACGGAAGAAGTTTCATAAGAGAACTAATTTCAAATCTTGTTGGTGCCGAGAAAAAATCAATAATTGATAGGAAAATATAATGGGCATAAGCAGAATTTTAGATATTTCGAAAAGAAGTTTATTGACGTACCAAAATGCTTTGGATGTAACAGCACACAATATTGCTAATGCATCAAATCCGGACTACTCGAGGCAGCGTGTAATTTTGAGCGCTACTACACCAGAAAATAATGCGGGATTTTATTGGGGAAGCGGCGTTACCTTATCCTCTATTAACAGAATGACCAACGATTTAATAGTACGCCAATTAGACTCTTACACCAGTAAATTATCATATTCAGATAAACAGGCTGAGTTATTGGGACAAATAGAACAAGTTTTTTCTGAGCCTTCAGACCAAGGTTTATCAGCACTAATAAATCAGTTTTTCAATTCATGGCAAAGTCTTTCTGTAAATCCTTCATCAATCCCATTAAGGAATGATGTGCTTAACAGTGCTAAAAGTCTTTCACTGAAAATTCAAGATATTAACAGCAATTTGGATCTTATAAAATCTTCCATTTCATCTGAGTTTAGAGATAAAGTAAATCAAATAAATTCACTGCTGCAGGATATAAAAAATCTTAATATCCAAATATCAAGTGTAACTAACAGCGGTCAATCTCCAAATGACCTTTTAGACCAGCGCGATAAAAGTATTAACGAACTAAGCAAGCTTGTTGATATAAATGTCATTTATAATAACAATAACTCAGCAATGATTTCTATCGGCGGTATTTTAGCCGTGGATTCTAATTTTACTGTGACTTTTGATACGTCACTTCAAAATGGCAAATTAAATTTAATTACTACGGATGGTAAGTCTCCCATAATTACCAATGGTGAACTTTCTGCATTAGCAGATTTGTACAATAAAAATATCGCCGGCTATCAAAATGATATAGATACAATAGCTAATCAAATTGTAAGTTCAGTTAATTCTTTGCACTCAACAGCTTATAGTATTGAAAATCCTCCGCAGACAGGTATAAACTTTTTTGATGGTTATATCGATGGTAAATTGGAAATTAATCCAAATATATTATCTGATGTAAGAAAAATTGCTGTTTCATCTGATGGAACTTCGGGTAATGGTGATATTGCGAAAACCATCTCAGAACTTGCAGATAAAAAATTAATAGACGGTTTTACGCTTAGTGAAAAATTTAGCACGCTCGTAAATAAAATTGGTAGCGACAAACAGACCATGGATAATTTATCAACATCAAATAAATTGGTATTAGATCAGCTTCAGAACCAGAAGGATTCTGTATCCGGTGTCTCAGTTGATGAGGAAATGACTAATGTTCTTAAGTTTCAAAGAGCTTATGATGCATCAGCAAAATTAATAAAAATAGCTGATGATTTGTTTCAAACACTATTAGATATGGTATAAGAATATGAGAATCTCTGACTTAATGCTTACTAACAATTACACTGAGAACATTAATAATGTTAAGTCAAAAATTAATAGACTTAGTGAACAAATTTCTACTGGCAATAAAATTAATCGTCCATCTGATTCTCCAACCGGCATATCAAAATTATTGGAATTAAATAAGCAGTTCAGTCAAAATAACATTTACTCAGAAAGTGTTTCGTATGGTAAAGATTTTATGGAAGAAACCGTAGGTGTATTAGAAAACATTAACGATGAAGTGACTAATGTTTTATCAAAATTAACAGAAGTTAATGACCCTACTAAGAGTACAACATTAAATGCATATGCCAACGAAATTGATTCAGCATTAAATTCAATTTTATCGTTAGCTAATACTGAATATAACGGCAAATATTTATTTGGCGGCACTGATTTTTCTGATAAGCCTTTTGGTTACAACGCTGGCAATACAGGCATTATTGTAAAAACCAGCGGAACCTCCGGTAAACAAGTAATAAATATTTCTTACCAGCATGAAGAACAAATTAATTTACCAGGCTCAGATGTTTTTGGTAATGTTGATCCTTCAATTGGCAATGACGTGTTTAATGTTCTAATATCGATTAGAAATAAATTACAATCGGGAAATTTACCCGACCAAAGCGATATTGATAAATTAAAAAACATACAATCGAATTTTTTAGACCAAATTACTAAAGCAGGCGTTATCATTAATAACTTGGATAATACTTCTGAAATGCTGAGCAATCAAAATGTAAAATTGCAGGAATTAATATCCAATGTGAACGATGTAGATGTAGCAAAAGCCATAATGGAAATGCAGAACCAAGATTATGTATTGCAAATTTCATATAAAATGTCTGCTATGATTCTTCCAAAATCTTTAATTGATTTCTTATGATGAAGAAAATTGGAAGTTTAAATGGACTATTACTTGGTATAATTTCAATATTTGGAGCCTTCTTTTTAGAAGGAGGTTCATTAAAAGCGTTGTTTCTAATTGCCCCAATATTTATTGTTTTTGGGGGCACATTTGCTGCAGTTATTATCGGCTTCGGCATTGATAAGTTCTCAAATATACTAAAGCTTATAAAAATTGCTTATTTCCCGGAATCTTATGACTTGAATAAACTTGTTGATGATTTTTTTCGATTATCAATTAAGGCAAGAAAAGAAGGATTACTTGCAATTGAAAAAGAATTGAAGAATTTGAAATATAAATTTCCACAAAAATTGACTCGTTACATTATTGACGGGGCAGATAGAGAAACAGTTGAAAACCTTGCAATGCTCGAAATTAAAAGCATGCAGGATAGGCACTATTCTAACATATTTATTTTTTCAAAAATGGGCGGATATGCACCGACAATGGGAATTTTAGGTACTGTAATGGCTTTAATTATGACCTTAGCAAATGCAGGTTCCGATCCAAACATTTTAATAAAAAACATTGCAACTGCATTTATTGCAACATTGTGGGGAGTTTTATCTGCTAATCTTTTGTGGTTGCCAATTGGAGATAAACTTAAAAGATGTCACATGGAAGAAAAACATATGATGGAAATGTCGTTAGAGGGCGCACTAGCTCTTCAAAGCGGGGAAATACCATCAATTCTGAAAGCAAGATTAATAAGCATGCTTCCTCAAAAACAGCAGCAAGAAATTTGAGATACTCTTTACAGGAAAATTTTCTGCCCGATGAGGAAGCTGATAAAGACCGTTACTTAATTACTTATGCTGATTTAATCACTTTGCTTTTAGGATTATTTATAATTCTTTATGCTATCTCTAATATTGATTTAAATAAATATTCGAAAATGATGTTTGCTCTGGGAAATACTTTTGGTGATGGTGGTAAGGTTATTGGGATTAAACCTATAAAAGAACCTGTTATAAGTACAAAAATAGATGACCTAAGAAAAAACTTGCTTCGATTAATAGACAACAAGGAATTTAAGAACTCAGTATCATTGGAAGAAAATGAACGCGGTTTTACGATACACATAATGGAAAATATCTTGTTTCCGCCGGGTAATGCTGAATTAAACGCTACATCAAAGTTGGTGTTAAAGCAATTAGCAAATATTGTAAGAAAACTTCCAAACGATATCCGAATTGAAGGTCATACTGATGACGTTCCTATTCACACAAAAGAATATCCTTCAAATTGGCATTTATCGGTAGATAGAGCGCTTAATACAGCTTATTATTTAATTCAAAATGAAGGATTAGACCCTGAAAAAGTTTCTATTGTTGGTTATTCGGAATACAAACCAATTGCAGATAATTCCTCTCCTGAAGGGAGAGCTAAAAATAGACGAGTTGACATAGTAATTATAAAATAAAAAGGCGTTATGAAAATAGTAACTTATCATTTTGGTGAAGTAGAATTTGAACCCGAAAAAATACTTCAATTTAAAGATGGACTCTTTGGGTTCGAGGAATACCACAAATTTTTGCTTATAAAAGTGGAGAATAGTATTTATTATTGGCTTAATTCAATTGAAGATCCAGAGGTTGCCTTTCCGTTAATTAATCTCGAAGCACTCGATGACCAATACCCTAAAGAACCATCTACTGAGGTTTTTGGCATGGTAACATTAAATAGCAATCCACTTAAGGTTACAGTTAATATGAAAGCCCCGGTTTATATCAATAAAAATAATAACACTGGATTCCAAAAGATTCTTGATTTAGATAAATATTCAATTCACTATAAACTATTTCGCGAAGTAAAGGAAACTGCCTGATGCTAATTCTTAAAAGAAAAATTGAAGAAGAAGTTTACATTGGCAGAGATATTAAAATAAAAATTTTGGATATCTCTGAAAATCAAGTTAAAATAGGTTTTTATGCACCGGAGAGTATCGAAATTTTTCGCTCCGAAATTTTTGAAAAAATAAAAGAAATTAATCAGCAAGCTAAAATTCACAGTAAGGAAAAAGTTCTTTTTGAAAATAAATTTACCTTAAATAAAATTTCTCAAAGATAATGAGCCAAATAAAAACCATAAAGGTACTTGTTGTAGATGATTCGGATGTGATACTTTATTCCTTAAAAAACTTCTTTAAGGAATATAATTTTGATGTTGTTACCTGTAGAGATGGTCTTGAGGGTATTCAACGTGCAATCGAATATAAACCAGATCTAATTTTACTTGATTTGGTAATGCCTAATGTGGACGGTATTAAAATGCTTAAGGTAATTAAATTAATTGATTTGCTTAATAAAATCCCTGTGATTGTAATAAGTGCAAATACAAATAAAAGCAATGTTATGGCAGTTATTGAGGCTGGGGCAGACCGTGTAATTTCCAAACCGCTTAAAAAAGAAATTATTGTTAAGGCTATTAATGAATTATTAGGAAAAGATATGATTCTGGAAGCGAAAAAAGAAGGTCATTTTACAGAGAGTGAAACTACTGAAATGGTTCATCAGTTAAGAACTTTTTTTATAAAGAGTTTTAATCAAAAGAAAAAATATATTCTTAATGGATTGCAGACAAGAAACGATGATTTAATTAGAGCAGTTGTACATGAAATAAAAGGTAGCGGTGGCTCAATTAGGTTTCCAATGCTTACAAATGTGAGTGAAGAGGTCGAAAAATTATTGAGTAAAAATGTTCTTGACTGGGATTTAATAGAATCGAAATGCAATCAAATCTTTTCTTTAGTTGAAGAATTAAAAACTACACATTACTAAAAGCGCATTATGTTAGTAATTATTGGAATAATAGTTGTTATTTTATCAATTATAACCGGCTTTACAATAGCAGGGGGAAAATTACTTCTGCTTTTGCAATGGGCTGAGTTTATGATTATTGTTGGAACTGCAATTGGCAGTATGCTTATCATGAGTTCGCCCTCAATGCTTAAAAAAATAATTGCTGCTATTCCCAATTTGTTTAAAAATCATTCAATTACTAAACAAGATTACCTTGAATTGCTGAAATCTTTTAATGATTTATTTCTCATTTCACAAAGAGATGGATTATTGTCAATAGAACCACATATAGAATCACCAGAAAAAAGTAAAGTACTTTCGGCTAATAAAAAATTTATAGAAAACAAATTTGCTGTGAGCTTTTTTTGTGATACGATGAAAATAATGCTCTCAGGTGCTATACCCGGTCACGAATTAGAAAGTTTAATTGATAAAGAAATAGAGACCTTTGAAATTGAATCTAAGCCTGTTCCAGCAACTATAACTAAAATAGCCGATTCATTGCCGGGCATAGGAATTGTTGCAGCAGTTCTTGGCATTATAGTTACAATGAGTTCTATCGACCAAGGAGCCGTTGCAGTTGGTCATCATGTTGCTGCTGCCTTGGTCGGTACTTTCCTTGGCGTGCTGCTTTCATATGGATTTATAAATCCTATTGCTACCAATATTGAACATGAAATTGAAAGCAAAATGCGTTACCTGGAAACCATAAAGGTTTGTGTTGTAGCTTACGCTAAAGGGAATCCCCCAATAATTGCAGTTGAAATGGCAAGACGAACAATTTTTTCTGAAGTGAGACCAACTTTTTCAGAACTTGAAAATTTTATAAGGGGTAAAAACAAAGCTAATGGCTGATAAGGAAGAGATATTAATAGTCAATAAAAACAATAAAAAAAAACATGGTCATGCGCATGGCGGCGCATGGAAAGTTGCCTATGCCGACTTTGTAACTGCAATGATGGCATTGTTTATAGTTTTATGGGTTCTTTCTCAAAGCGAAGAAGTAAAGAAAGCTGTTGCGAGTTACTTTAAAGATCCATCCAAATTTTCGATTATTAATTTGGAAAATTCAAGCGGCATAAAAAATAGCGCAATTGACTTAAACTTTATTGCCAATAAAAGCGTTGACAAAGAAGCTCAAAAAGCTCAATTCGAAAAGTTGAAAAAAGATATTCAAAAAGAACTTGCTAAAAATACAGAGTTTGAAAGCCTTCTTAAACAGATTGAATTTCAAATGGTTGATGAGGGCTTGAGAATTGAAATGCTGGAATCGGCTAATAACGTGTTTTTTGAGGTCGGAAGTGCTAAATTAAATCCTGAAGCTGAAAAAATATTACTAAAAATTGGCAATGAAATAAAATCTTTACCTAATAAAATTATTGTTGAAGGTCATACAGATGCAAGACAGTATAATCAAAATATTAGAAAAGATTATGATAATTATTTCCTTAGTACTGATAGAGCAAATGCTGCAAGAATTGCCTTGGAAGCTGGAGGAGTAAGTGATAAACAAATAGACGAAATTAGAGGCTATGCAGATAAAAGATTACGTGATAAAAAAGACCCTTATAATGTAGTTAATAGAAGAATTAGTATAATTATTAAATACCTGGAACGATAATGTCCAATAAAATATTAATTGTTGAAGATGACCCGTTTACTAAAGAGTTTTATCGGTTAGTTCTTACTAAAGCGGGTTACTTTACATATATTACTGAAAATGGCGATGAGGTAATGGAGAGATTAAGCAGCGACTCTTTTTGTCTTGTTGTAATAGACATTAATTTGACTAAAACTTATCTTAATAGTGTAAAAATTGACGGCAAGGTTTTATACTCAAAAATTAAGAAGAACAAAAAGCTTAATAGCATGCCAGTGCTTTTAGTTACAGGTTACGATTACGAAACGGCGAAAGAAGGGATTTTTTTTGACGAAAAAAATGATTATATATTAAGGAAACCAATTAGTGATTTAAATTCATTTATAAATATTATTCGAAAGCTAATTGACCGTGGATGAGAAAGTAAAAATATTAATTGTAGAAGACGAGAAAGATACTCGTTATATACTCGAAAAATTACTCACAAAAAGTGGGTACGAAGTTAAAACGTGCAACAACGGGGTGGAAGCTCTGGAAATTCTTAAAACTTTTGTCCCTACCGTGATAATAGCCGATTGGATGATGCCTATAATGGATGGTTTACAATTGTGCAAAGAAGTCAAATCTAATGAGAAGTTTAAGTTAATATACTATATTATACTTACTGCCCGCCCTTCATTGAATGATAGAGTAAAGGGACTTGATATTGGCGCTGATGATTTCCTAGTAAAGCCAATAGAAAACCAAGAATTGTTAGCTCGAATAAGAACGGGCATTCGAATTAATCGATTGCAAAATGAACTTAAAAATATTGAACATAGTAAAGCTATAATTGAGATGGCTTGTACTATAGGTCATGAAATTAATAACCCGCTAAGCAGCCTTATCATTTCTTTTAATAGCCTTACTGAAGAGTTGGACGGAGTTGAATATTCTCATATTAATGAGGATATCCAGATTATTAGAAAGTCGATAGAACGTATCAAATTGCTGGTTAATAATCTTATTAACATTAAGAATCCAGAAATGATTCATTACACTCCTGAGCAAAAAATGCTCAAATTATAAATTCTCTCCCCCACACTTAAAATTTTTGATTTTCTTTCGATAATAAATCGAGGAAAATCTATGCTTTCTAAAGTATCAAATATTGCTACAAATGACCTATTACAGCAAAAAAGCTCTGAGTACCGAAAAAAAAATTCTTTTAAAACTATATACGAAAAATATAAAACTACTGACGATGAGGCAGAACTTTCCCCTGCAGTAAAATATTTGTCTAAATTGGGATGGTCATTAAAAAGTCTTGATTATGAAGAAGACCAGAAATTATCATTTTCGTTTTCTACAGGCGGTTTTGTTTTCTTTTCAACTATTGAGTTTCTGCGCTCTAATATAATTTCTAATATAAAATTAAATATAAAAAACGAAACGGATAATTCAATTTTGTTGTTTTTTGACGTACCAGTAACCAATAGACAAGTTTATGAAAAAGAGACTAATCTTAGTTTTGATTCACTAAAAAACCTTTTTGCAAGAATTAATTATGCAAAAGAAGTTAGAGGAAATAATCTAAATGATGCATTGCTCAAGAGCTTATATATTGATTTGCTGGAACCAATTGATGCAGAATTAAAGCAAGTAGCCGGCTTAATAATTGAGTTTGTAATAAAATTTTTACCATATGAACTTCAGTTTGAAGAAAATTTATTATCTGACACAAAAATAAAACTTACCAATGTTAAAATATGTTGATTATTCCGGAATAAAGAAGAAGTCACACCTCGAAGCAATTGAGGGCTATAAACTTCTTAGACAGCTCCCTGATAGTCCACCAATGTTAATTGTGGACCAAGATTTCAGAGTAATATTTGTTAACAACAATTTTAGAAAATATTTTGATGTTAAAGAAGGTGATTTAATAAGTAAGTTAAATAGTGAGCCAAAAATTGAGAATGTAATTTTGGGTTTGAGGGAAAGCAACTACGAAAGCATCGAAGCCGAAATGTATTTTAGTGATAATGGTTACAATAATGTAAAGGTTCATATTGAACGAGCATTGATTGAAAGTAATGAATATGTTATATGCTGGTTTGTTTTTGAAAATCCTGAAATTAAATTTGAAGAAAAAATAAACAATTTTTACTCTGCCCTCGAGCATAGCAATATTCCTTTGATGATAATTAATAGTGAAGGATATATTTTATATTCTACGCCAGCATTTGAAAACGTATTGGATTTAAATTTAGAAACATTATTTAATAATTCTCTTCTTTCAATTTTTTCATTTTACCTGAGTCAAAGTGAACTTGCATCTCTTTCAACTGCGTTGAGTAATCGTACTACATGGTACGGTTCAATTAGTTACGAAAATAAAAAAAGAGAAATAAGCTTTTTTGACTTAATATTGGAACCTATCAACAGTTCAAATGAGTCATGGTCATTTATATTTAGAGCTAATGATATAACAAATCATATACAAAAGAATAGAGTAATTAAAAAATCAGAGAGGAGATTAAAATCAATTATAAATAATATCACAGATCTGTTGCTTATTATTTCTAAAAAAAATGATGAATATGTGTTTGTAACTGCAAACGATAATTTCTGTAACGCTTTTGAGATTAACAAGGATATTGCAGAGGGGAAGAAAATTGAAGACTTACTCGAAGAAATTTTAGTAAATAATTTCTACGGTGCTATTGATAAACTGAATAAAGAAAACAGCTTCGATACTACTTTTAAGTTTGACCTGTTAGACGGAAAGATTTACTTCGCAAAAATGATAGAAATTGACGATAACTTAGAAAACGAGAAATTGTATGTTATATCAATTAACGATATTACTGAAAGAGAATTATATGAGAAACAGCTGCGCAAGGCTTACGAAAAGGAACTTCACTTAAATAAATTGAAATCTACTTTCTTAGAAAATATGTCGCATGAAATTAGAACTCCCATAAATGCAATTAATGGTTATTCGGAAATTATTGATGATGCTTTGAAAACAAAAGATTATGAATCAGTAGTAGAATTCATTGGAATTTTAAAAGATGTGTTTGCCCGTGTAATGAATTTATTTTCTAACATAGTTGAACTATCACAAATTGAGTCGGGAGAAACTGAAATTGAATTTGTTAAACTGAATTGTAATAAAGTCTTGAAGTCAGTCTACGGCAAAAAATTAGAAGACGCCGAAAAGAAAAAATTAAAATTTTATCTCATTCTAGAAAAAGAAGATGTTTTAATTAATGCAGACTGGGTAAAATTGGAAAAAGTAATATACGCTCTTGTAGATAATGCAATTAAATTTACAGATGAAGGGGAAGTGATTTTAAGCTCGAGACTTTCCGGTAA
The sequence above is drawn from the Melioribacteraceae bacterium 4301-Me genome and encodes:
- a CDS encoding response regulator; translated protein: MSNKILIVEDDPFTKEFYRLVLTKAGYFTYITENGDEVMERLSSDSFCLVVIDINLTKTYLNSVKIDGKVLYSKIKKNKKLNSMPVLLVTGYDYETAKEGIFFDEKNDYILRKPISDLNSFINIIRKLIDRG
- a CDS encoding response regulator, giving the protein MDEKVKILIVEDEKDTRYILEKLLTKSGYEVKTCNNGVEALEILKTFVPTVIIADWMMPIMDGLQLCKEVKSNEKFKLIYYIILTARPSLNDRVKGLDIGADDFLVKPIENQELLARIRTGIRINRLQNELKNIEHSKAIIEMACTIGHEINNPLSSLIISFNSLTEELDGVEYSHINEDIQIIRKSIERIKLLVNNLINIKNPEMIHYTPEQKMLKL
- a CDS encoding ATP-binding protein; amino-acid sequence: MLKYVDYSGIKKKSHLEAIEGYKLLRQLPDSPPMLIVDQDFRVIFVNNNFRKYFDVKEGDLISKLNSEPKIENVILGLRESNYESIEAEMYFSDNGYNNVKVHIERALIESNEYVICWFVFENPEIKFEEKINNFYSALEHSNIPLMIINSEGYILYSTPAFENVLDLNLETLFNNSLLSIFSFYLSQSELASLSTALSNRTTWYGSISYENKKREISFFDLILEPINSSNESWSFIFRANDITNHIQKNRVIKKSERRLKSIINNITDLLLIISKKNDEYVFVTANDNFCNAFEINKDIAEGKKIEDLLEEILVNNFYGAIDKLNKENSFDTTFKFDLLDGKIYFAKMIEIDDNLENEKLYVISINDITERELYEKQLRKAYEKELHLNKLKSTFLENMSHEIRTPINAINGYSEIIDDALKTKDYESVVEFIGILKDVFARVMNLFSNIVELSQIESGETEIEFVKLNCNKVLKSVYGKKLEDAEKKKLKFYLILEKEDVLINADWVKLEKVIYALVDNAIKFTDEGEVILSSRLSGNELQIIVSDTGNGIDKLQLKRILEPFAQEAEEAYTRAYDGAGLGLTIAYKLTSLMNGRFYIQSDKKNGTKVTLSFNVVK